In Gadus chalcogrammus isolate NIFS_2021 chromosome 23, NIFS_Gcha_1.0, whole genome shotgun sequence, a genomic segment contains:
- the arhgef4 gene encoding rho guanine nucleotide exchange factor 4 isoform X6: MDDQELGFKAGDVIEVVDATNKEWWWGRILDSEGWFPASFVRLRVNQDEHMEEYLAQFEEAGAGQEDRAGLGLNLGPGLPCKEQMRSNVINEIMSTERDYIKHLKDICEGYIKQCRKRTDMFTEEQLRTIFGNIEDIYRFQRKFLKGLEKKFNKDQPHLSEIGCCFLEHQTDFQIYSEYCNNHPNACLQLSRLMKLNKYVFFFEACRLLQRMIDISLDGFLLTPVQKICKYPLQLAELLKYTNPQHRDYKDVEAALNAMKNVARLINERKRRLENIDKIAQWQSSIEDWEGEDVLSKSSDLIYSGEMSKLSQPQAKSQQRMFFLFDHQMVYCKKDLLRRDMLYYKGRVDMDQMEVTDVEDGREKDFNVSVKNALKLRSLASDSVHLLCAKKPEQKLRWLRAFADERLQVQHDRETGFSLTEVQKKQAMLNACKNHPAGKPKAVTRPYYDFLLRQKHPSMPSALPQQQVFMLAEPKRKTSTFWHNIGRLTPFKK; the protein is encoded by the exons ATGGACGACCAGGAGCTGGGCTTCAAGGCGGGCGACGTCATCGAGGTGGTGGACGCCACCAACAAGGAGTGGTGGTGGGGCCGCATCCTGGACAGCGAGGGCTGGTTCCCCGCCAGCTTCGTACGG TTGCGCGTGAACCAGGACGAGCACATGGAGGAGTACCTGGCCCAGTTTGAGGAGGCGGGGGCCGGCCAGGAGGACCGGGCGGGGCTCGGGCTGAACCTGGGCCCCGGCCTGCCCTGCAAGGAGCAGATGAGGTCCAACGTCATCAACGAGATCATGAGCACCGAGCGCGACTACATCAAACACCTCAAGGACATCTGCGAG ggtTACATCAAGCAGTGCCGCAAGAGGACGGACATGTTCACCGAGGAGCAGCTGCGCACCATCTTCGGGAACATCGAGGACATCTACCGCTTCCAGAGGAAGTTCCTCAAGGGCCTGGAGAAGAAGTTCAACAAAGACCAGCCGCACCTCAGCGAGATCGGCTGCTGCTTCCTGGAACAC CAAACAGACTTCCAGATCTACTCCGAGTACTGCAACAACCACCCCAACGCCTGCCTGCAGCTCTCGCGCCTCATGAAGCTCAACAAGTACGTGTTCTTCTTCGAGGCCTGCCGACTGCTGCAGAGGATGATCGACATCTCGCTGGACGGCTTCCTGCTCACGCCCGTGCAGAAGATCTGCAAGTACCCGCTGCAGCTGGCTGAGCTGCTCAAGTACACCAACCCCCAGcacag GGACTACAAGGACGTGGAGGCGGCGCTCAACGCCATGAAGAACGTGGCCCGGCTCATCAACGAGAGGAAGCGCCGGCTGGAGAACATCGACAAGATCGCCCAGTGGCAGAGCTCCATCGAGGACTGGGAG GGAGAGGACGTCCTGAGCAAGAGCTCAGACCTGATCTACTCCGGGGAGATGAGCAAGCTGTCCCAGCCGCAAGCCAAGAGCCAGCAGCGCATGTTCTTCCTCTTCGATCACCAGATGGTGTACTGCAAGAAG gacctgcTGCGGCGGGACATGCTGTACTACAAGGGCCGCGTGGACATGGACCAGATGGAGGTGACGGACGTGGAGGACGGCCGGGAGAAGGACTTCAACGTCAGCGTGAAGAACGCCCTGAAGCTGCGCTCGCTGGCCAGCGACAGCGTCCACCTGCTGTGCGCCAAGAAGCCCGAGCAGAAGCTCCGGTGGCTGCGGGCCTTCGCTGACGAGCGGCTCCAGGTCCAGCACGACCGCGAGACGG GCTTCTCTCTCACCGAGGTCCAGAAGAAGCAAGCCATGCTGAACGCCTGCAAAAACCACCCAGCTGGGAAGCCCAAAG CAGTGACCAGGCCCTACTACGACTTCCTGCTCCGTCAGAAGCACCCGTCCATGCCCAGCGCGCTGCCCCAGCAGCAGGTGTTCATGCTTGCTGAGCCCAAGCGCAAGACCTCCACCTTCTGGCACAACATCGGCCGACTGACGCCCTTCAAGAAGTAG